tgactacctcatgaatctggttgagagaatgcaagagtgtgcaaagctgtcatcaaggcaaaagggtggctactttgaagaatctcaaatatattttgatttgtttaacacttttttggttactacatgattccatatgtgctatttcataatgttgatgtcttcactattattctataatgtagaaaatagtaaaaataaagaaaaactatggaatgagtaggttgtgcccaaacttttgactggtactgtatattttgggaagcctggcttcccttggcccccatgaatacacaccactgattaTACCCaaagcggacattgccattggctgcacgaAGTCACATtaacagaaatcccatgcagccttgtttacaagttggaACACTGGAATTTGAGATGTACTATACATCTCGATAAGGATGATAGAAACCCTCATTATTTAGTTTCATGATTTTCAATTTGAGCataattatttctatatagcgTACACTTCCTCGTTCTGAATTTCATAATTCAAGGGTGACAGGTGTGGCTTCATGACAATGAttgcaagagcagctgctcaccatTTGATGGCTCCAGTGCAGTTCCACCTCCAACAACGCCAAAGCATTGGCTATGCGGGTGTCTGCTTTCTCCGGTTAACGATTGATCTGATTGAACCTAGGCTTCTGTCCTTTTCGAACAGACTAAGGGCGAGGTATGTGTTTTACAAGCATTCAGTACAATTGAAATCAAGTGTTTCCTCATTTACCACGGCAAATCTACTGTGGCATTTTACCCAACACTTTGTGTGAATGGAAACTAATGTTGGTGTAGCCTTCTGTTATTTTTTGATATTCATATTCATAATTCCTATTTATGTTATCCATTAAATACAAAAGTCTTTAAAATATTAGTGTCTGGTATGGTctctttaaaaaattaaaaaatgtgTATTTGAAATGTGTAACTAAATTAAGTCAATCGGGTGGTTTGAATGATATGTGTCAGAAGGGTGTGTGCCAGAATCAACCCCACGCCTACACGGCACTGAAGGTAGCAGCCCTGACTGCTAGACCACCCCATGCCACAATTGAACGACATTTTGATAGTTGATTCGTAACCTTTTTGCTTATGTATTTTCTATTGGTCGCTCTCCTATGCGGCATTAGGCTCCATTCCGTAGGTACCTCACTATTCTCAATTTCACCTTTACATCTAATGTTATAGGCCTATGTGTGCAATTAGTTTTGataggctacagtaggctatagTTTGGGTGTAGCCTACTGTACGGCTACATTTTGGATACACTTGACACTTGTATGTCGTGGTGGACCAATTTGTATCTTTTGTTATTAAGCTATATAAAACAACGGTTGTTGACGTGTATAGGTTCATTTCAGATACATTTTTGTACATTTCAATGTTTCAGTAATAGGACCTATACGTCTACAGTACCAGTAGGAAGAAAAACATATATACTGTCTGGTGCTTTAGTGTTTGAGCaagcgagagagggacagaatAGTGATCAAATTAAAATCCAACATCTGTACTACAGTGGTGAGTTCATATCTGTACTAGGATCTATTGTCTAGATTCTAGTTCAGCACTCAGGGCCCAGGAGTTAGGGGCCAGGATTGTTCCTGGACCGGCCAAAGCTAACACGTTAGCATGTAGCAGTATTTACATGTTAACACATGATTGGCTCTAGTGAAGCAGGAAACTGCCTGCCGTTAAGATCCAAACAGGCCTCAATGTCTGGGGCAGGAGCCAATGAGAAGGGCTGAGGTGATTATATCCTGAACACACACCTAAgagggtttacacacacacacacacacacacacacacacacacacacacacacacacacacacacacacacacacacacacacacacacacacacacacacacacacacacacacacacacacacacacaccaaagctaATACTAATTTTATACATGAGCGATATGGTTGGATCATTAAAATCAGAGCCAACTAAAAGCAATAACAAAAACACTCCATATATAAAATTACAGATGCACAACATCAAGCTGGAGCCTTGGCAGTTTCACCACAAATGAAAGGAagaagtggaattttgttttacttttagacaaaaatataaaaatcatgatatatatatatttttttttacatccatttcCACTGTTTTGTACAATCATAAAGTTGATGTGGATTAATGATGAAGATCTACAGtaggccagccagccaatcagccagtcGGCCACCCAGACAGATAGTCAGTAGACCAGACAGCCAGTCCTGTCAGccagctctgtgtgtgtatgaTCTGTCTGCAATGCGTTTGCAACAtcagggactctctctctctcctcccctctctctgtctctttcatcAGCATGTCTCAGACTGATCTCTCTGATTACTGAACAGCTCACAGGGAGACAGCGACTGAGAGGGAGGGCTGTCAGTGTCAACAGGGTTATTCTCATGTTAGACAGACAGCTGTCATATCAGCTCAAGGCAGCCCTGAGTTCagaattgactgactgactgaccgtctgtccatccatccatctgactGGCATGACAGCAGCTTAACATCCTAGGATGATGTCAAACTCTGGTGACGACAATTCTTCTGGGAACAAACTGACTTAGTTCAGAAATACACCATCACCATGGAAACAGAGCCCACACGTCCctgggtctgtcactctgtcgCAGTCTCTCCAGCTGTGTGCTACCTAGCGTAGCTGCATGTGTGCACTCTGTCCACGAGCTGCTCTGTTGATTAGCTGTATGGATCTTTTCGTTCATTTTTATTTTAGCTAAGTGCAGACATCAGTTCTGTATAGTCTGCTCGGCCTGCAATGCTTCATAGGAATTCAGAAATTGACTGTACCTCATGGGAACTGGGGCCAactatctctgtctgtcctgtctgtccagcTGCTTAtttccactctgtctctctttagCATCCGCCGCTAGCTCTGTCCATTAGCGTTAGCTGCTCTATGCCAGCTCTGTTCATTTGGGGGTTTGTCTGTTTGCTGCTTACTTGATATGAACTGTATCCTTGTTGTTACACCCTGTCTGACAGCTGTACACGTTACACTACTCATCCATTAGCATTAGCCACTCTGTTGGCTAGACGTTAGCTGCGTACGCTAACACTGGGCTCGGCCCGTGGAGGCAGCGCGGTGCTCATTGACCCTGCTCGGTTCAGCGTTGACATCTTGGTTATCCCCTCGCTGCCGACGGTAGAGAGCGGGAAATTCTCATAGCTCTCTGGCGCCCCCAAGCCACAGTGGCAGCGCTGCAGCTGAACCTTCAACTCCTTTTGAAAGTTACTGTTCAGGAAGCcgtacacctgtgtgtgtgtgtgtgtgtgtgtgtgtgtgtgtgtgtgtgtgtgtgtgtgtgtgtgtgtgtgtgtggaaaaggTGTTAATGTACAGCACCAGCACATGTTTGTAATGAGATTTCCATTTCCACAATTTTTATCAATACAGTTCAATAAAAATTAAGTTAATTTATTTTCAATTTAATTCTAGTCCAGTCCACTCACCACAGGGTTGACACAGGTGGAGGCCATGGCAGTGAGGTGGCAGGCAGAGAACAAAGCATCGTGCTGGCAGGCGGGCAGCGCCTGGTGGTGCCAGTCGAATATCGTGTTGAACACGTTGAGCGGCAGCCAGCAAAGGGCGAAGGCAGCTACGATGGCCGCCAGCATAGCATTGATCCTCTGGGCTCCTCGGGCCATCCGGCTccgctccaccatgtccctagaTGGGAGAAACACAGGAATGGACTTTTTATTTGTTCTTGGGGGGGGCCACAGGAACGGACTAGATGAATGGGAtttataccacactataccaggTACTCATTAACTTCATTAACATTTACTCATTAACTGTTCACTGGCTATCCCCTTTGATAATCATTGGACTACTACTGCACTCATTCATTTATTTCATTCTCCAATTCATCATTGGTAATTAATTGACTACCATTCACTGAATCCTGTCCTGATGTATTACCTGCGTCTGAGTAAGTAGACTCTCATTTGTCTTCAACTTTTCTTCACAATGACTCCATTGACTATGAACGACTCATTAATTTGCCAATTCTTtgactgtcctgtgtgtgtgtgtgtgtgtgtgtgtgtgtgtgtcacctgcgTCGACGTAGGCGTAGGAAAATGCGGAGGTAGCAGAGCAGCACCAATAGCAGAGGGACGCAGTACTGGAACAGCAGCAGGAAGGTGGTGTAGGCCAGACGGTGTCTATCTGTCGGCCATTTCTCCATACAGATCACATGgtctctgaggagagagagagagagaggaggagagagagagtgctacaTCTGGCATGcacaatcaaacacacacacacacacactaacctgaaGGGGTTGGCGGGCAGTGTGAGGTTCTGGAAGGGATCGTCAGTCAGAATGTTGTAGGATAGGAAGGGGAGGGATATTAAGCAGGCGACCAACCAGGTGAGACCTACGGCCAGATAGGAGTGGCCTGCTGCTGGGGACCAGCCAGTAGGGTGCAGGATCAACTGATGGCGCTCCAACGCAATCAACACCAGGGAGAATATAGACACCGTCACTGACACACACTGTACAAATGGAGTGAcctgagagggaagagaggagatatatgagggagaagagagggagcgggaggagaaaaaaaagacagattacagacacaaacagacacggAACGGTTATCCAACAAACATACAGGTGCAGGAACTGTGTTCTCACCTTGCAGAGTGCCTCTCCCAATACCCAGCGGTCCATCAGAGTGTAGATGACGGTGACTggcagacacaccacacacatcagGATGTCCGAGCAGGACAGGTTGGCGATCAGAATGTTGGTGACGTTACGCAGCTCCTTCTGCCGCCCAATGATGAACACCAGGCCCACGTTGCCTAGTAACCCCACCGCGATCACCGTGCTGTAGGCCACAATAAGGAATGTGGCCCCGCACACCGAGGGCGGGCACTGGCCTGACTCGGACCAATCAATGGTCTCCCAGATGCCAGGGGAGCTGCTGTTATTGGTCATGGTGGAAGAAGGGCTTAGGAGGCTGTTAGAGGGTGCTTACTGAACTCCCTCTGAGGGGGTAGAGACTGGGAGTTGATGGGGGGCCCGAGAGAGTTCAAGGCGGTGTAGAGGGGTACAGGGTGATGGGGTAGACAGGCAGTTATAGTCTTTCTATACCCTTCTCAGTTGGCCACAGCTGGTTGGTCGTCATGTTGCTAGAGTCGCCGTGATTGGCTGTCCGAGTCTGCTAATCACTTTTATTGGCTGAGCCCACTCCCTCGGTCTGCTGGAGACACTGTGACTGGCTTGGCTCAGGATCAGCTCAAAGTCTCTATGTGTAAAACAGGGAAGACAATAGAAGATAATCTCACAGTCTATTTACTGTATAAGAGTAGAGAATAAtctacaaataaaaaataaaaaaaggcagGGGATGGAGGAAAAGAGAATATAGCTTCGAAAAGACCATAAGAAGGAGAATGTAGAGAAGATGAGAGAACATGTGAAAAGACAgaacaggagatgagaggagagaagagactagAAGAGAGGACAAGATGATAATGAAAAAGGAAAAGAGAAAAAGGAAAAGAGAGTTTAGATGAAGACAGAGAAGATACGAGAAGGGTTGAGATTTGAAAAAAGGAGTTGAAAAAAGTTGAACagaaaaagagaggagggggataactaataagaagagaagaagaaaataaGAGGGAGGAAAGGCTTTCATTGTCCACTATATATAACAATGTCCACTTAATATGCATAAAAGGTATTAAGTCTCTAGCCAGTGTTGAAGAGCTCAGGGATAGATATTTAAGGAGGAGAAAGTAGAGGAGGGGAGAATATAATTATGTCGGTCTATCTTCCCTCAAGAAAGCAGGTCTCGTTTTAACGCTGTATGACTGACAATTACTACagattctctctcactgtctctctgttcctctctcattctctcatctTTATTTCTTTGTCTCCCTctttgtctgtctcgctctccctcaCTCTACTGTAACCATCTTATCATCTCTCTTTCCTCAGAACTCATCTTTCATGTCTTTTGTTTCTTTCTTTTTCCCCAGCaggttgcgcacacacacacacacatgcacgcacgcacgcacacgcacgcacgcacgcacacacacgcacacgcacacaaacacaaagcTAAATGCTGGACAGCAACAGTAATTTCTGGCTCATTTGCATGAAAGAGAGAATGCAGCTCAGATGAGGCATGTAGTCATGCAATCATACATACACTACCCATTAGGACAggaaacaagcacacacacacaggagaggagagtgtaacagtcctgacctgttttatgttgtttttgtatgtgttttaggtcagggcatgtgttttgggtgggcagtctatgttatctgtttctatgttggttttggttgcctggtatggctcttaattagaggcaggtgttttgcgttctcctctaattaagagtcatatttaggtagggtgttctcactgtttgttggtgggtgattgtctcctgtgtctgtgtcgatgttacaccatacgggattgtttcggtttgttcgtgcgttctttgtagtaagtacttgttcgttcgttctgcgtgtgttatgtcagttcgtcgtattAAGTCTGTCTAgtttcgtttttgttattttgttagttatatcaagtatagttcgttttcgtctttgtctgttttgtttatttaataaatcatcatgtattcacaacccgctgcgccttggctcgatcactactccacctcttcttatgaagagagagaggaacgctgttacagaatcacccaccattccagagccaagcagcggagtaattggagtaagggacaggaaaagaaggagcaatggacatgggacgatatattggacggaaagggttgctacacatgggaggagatcctggctggtagggatcgcctcccatgggaacagctggaggcactgaggagagcagaggctaccggagagaggaaccggagctatgagggaacgagtctggcacggaagcccaaaaagcctgtAAGTAATTccaaaaaatttattgggggggggctaggaggtagtgggcctagggcaggtaggagacctgcgcccacttcccaggcttaccgtggagagcgggagtacgggcaggcgccgtgttacgcagtagagcgcacggtgtctcctgtacgagtgcatagcccagtgcgggttattccacctccccgcactggtagggctagattgggtattgagccaggtgtcatgaggccgggtcaacgcgtctggtctccagtgcgtctcctcgggccggcatacatggcaccggccttacgcatggtttccccggttcgcttacataggccggtgcgggttattccacctccccgcactggtcgggcgaccgggagcattcaaccaggtaaggttgggcaggctcaatgctcaagagtgccagtacgcctccacggtccggtatttccggcgccacctccccgccccagcctagtacctacagtgcctacactacgcactaggctaccagtgcgtctcctgagcccagttcctcctccacgcactctctctgtagtgcgtgtatccagttcggtgcctccagttccggcaccacgcacaaagcctcctgtgcatctccagagccctgaacacactgtatcttctccccctactaatcctgatgtgcttgtcctcagcccggtgtcaccagtgccggtacctcgcatcaggtatagagtgggctttgagaatacagtgtgccctgtccctgctccccgcactagtaggaaggtgcttatccttagcccggtgcctccagttccggcaccacgcaccaggtctacagtgcgccgtatccggccagagccatccgtctccccagcgccatctgagccatccgtctccccagcgccatctgagccatccgtctccccagcgccatctgagccatccgtctccccagcgccatctgagccatccgtctccccagcgccatctgagccatccgtctccccagcgccatctgagccatccgtctccccagcgccatctgagccatccgtctccccagcgccatctgagccatccgtctccccagcgccgtctgagcaatccgtctgccatgagcctgcaaagccgcccgtctgccatgagcctgcaaagccgcccgtctgccatgagcctacagagccgtccgccagacaggagccgctagagccgcccgccagacaggagccgctagagccgcccgccagacaggagccgctagagccgcccgccagacaggatctgccagagccgcccgccagacaggatctgccagagccgcccgccagacaggatctgccagagccgcccgccagacaggatctgccagagccgcccgccagacaggatctgccagagccgcccgccagacaggatctgccagagccgccagccagacaggatctgccagagccgcccgccagacaggatctgccagagccgcccgccagacaggatctgccagagccgccaaccagacaggatctgccagagccgccaaccagacaggatctgccagagccgccaaccagacaggatctgccagagccgccaaccagacaggatctgccagagccgccaaccagacaggatctgccagagccgccaaccagacaggatctgccagagccgccaaccagacaggatctgccagagccgccagcgagccatgagctgccagagccaccagcgagccatgagcgtcgagagccgtcagcccgccatgagcgtcgagagccgtcagcccgccatgagcgtcgagagccgtcagcccgccatgagcgtcgagagccgtcagcccgccatgagcgtcgagagccgtcagcccgccatgagcgtcgagagccgtcagcccgccatgagcgtcgagagccgtcagcccgccatgagcgtcgagagccgtcagcccgccatgagcgtcgagagccgtcagcccgccatgagcgtcgagagccgtcagcctgcatagacctgccagagtccctcagccaggatctgccagagtatatcagccgggacctgccccttgtcccggtgttgccccttatcccggtgctgccccttgtcccggtgctgccccttgtcccggtgctgccccttgtcccggtgctgccccttgtcccggtgctgcccctagtcccggtgctgccccttgtcccggtgctgccccttgtcccggtgctgccccttatcctggtgctgccccttgtcccggtgctgccccttgtcccggtgctgccccttgtcccggtgctgccccttgtcccggtgctgccccttgttccggtgctgccccttgtcccggtgctgccccttgtcccggtgctgccccttgtcccggtgctgccccttgtcccggtgctgccccttctcctggtgctggccgtttatttaggggatgtgagttttagggtggtcattgggaggggtagacagaagcggggggtgactatggtggtgtggggacagcgtccagagccggaaccaccaccgtggtcaactgcccacccagaccctcccctggactttgtgctggtgcgcccggcgttcgcaccttgaggggggggggttctgtaacagtcctgacctgttttatgttgtttttgtatgtgttttaggtcagggcatgtgttttgggtgggcagtctatgttatctgtttctatgttggttttggttgcctggtatggctcttaattagaggcaggtgttttgcgttctcctctaattaagagtcatatttaggtagggtgttctcactgtttgttggtgggtgattgtctcctgtgtctgtgtcgatgttacaccatacgggattgtttcggtttgttcgtgcgttctttgtagtaagtacttgttcgttcgttctgcgtgtgttatgtcagttcgtcgtattAAGTCTGTCTAgtttcgtttttgttattttgttagttatatcaagtatagttcgttttcgtctttgtctgttttgtttatttaataaatcatcatgtattcacaacccgctgcgccttggctcgatcactactccacctcttcttatgaagagagagaggaacgctgttACAGAGAGATGTGGGCAACTATAGATAGACTGGGAACACACACCGATGcaaaaacaaacacagacacacacactgccctcagGTTAATGGTGTTAGTTACTGGCTCCTCTGATGAGATTAAACACTAGAGACAAATGGCTTAATATGACCGtaaaataagtgtgtgtgtgtttgtatgcgtgtgtgcatgcgtgcgtacaTGCACGCCCGTGTGTCTCCTTCGATTAGTCTAGACAGTTGTAGTAGATATATACAACAGTGTAGCTATGGCTCGTTAACATAAACATAGAGTAGGCTGTAGAACAGAGATAAACTGTAGTATAATATTCCCTGATCTGGCAGCAGACAGGGATGTCTGAAATCCCTGGCCTCTCTAAAAATACCAATGCGCTCCCAGACACATTTAataacacacgcatgcatgctcggatgcacacaaacacacgcgcaAATATGAACACTCACAAatatgcacgcgcacacacatgctGTATGTACGCAAACACAGTGAGCGTTTCTCCCTCCTTCTTTATCTGGCTCACGCTTTACGCTCTCCCTCAGGCCAGCGGTGTCCTGGTTTGAGAAAGCTGTTTAATTAAACCTACTTTGAAAAGACAATACATCATGTTTATGACACCACCTCATTAACTCAGACACTTATCGCTAACACTAATCAGGAAAAACAACGTTAGT
The Salvelinus fontinalis isolate EN_2023a chromosome 10, ASM2944872v1, whole genome shotgun sequence DNA segment above includes these coding regions:
- the LOC129863788 gene encoding neuropeptide Y receptor type 1-like, with product MTNNSSSPGIWETIDWSESGQCPPSVCGATFLIVAYSTVIAVGLLGNVGLVFIIGRQKELRNVTNILIANLSCSDILMCVVCLPVTVIYTLMDRWVLGEALCKVTPFVQCVSVTVSIFSLVLIALERHQLILHPTGWSPAAGHSYLAVGLTWLVACLISLPFLSYNILTDDPFQNLTLPANPFRDHVICMEKWPTDRHRLAYTTFLLLFQYCVPLLLVLLCYLRIFLRLRRRRDMVERSRMARGAQRINAMLAAIVAAFALCWLPLNVFNTIFDWHHQALPACQHDALFSACHLTAMASTCVNPVVYGFLNSNFQKELKVQLQRCHCGLGAPESYENFPLSTVGSEGITKMSTLNRAGSMSTALPPRAEPSVSVRS